In the genome of Tissierellales bacterium, the window TCAGCTGGTAGATTTGATTGTTGAGGATATAGAGGCTGGAATCCTCAAAGAAAATGATAAGTTGCTTTCTGAGAGAGAACTTTGTGATTTGTATGATATTAGTCGATCAACAGTTAGACAGGCGATGATTGAGCTTGAAAAGGGAGGCTATATATACAAAGAGCATGGAAAGGGAACCTTTGTAGCAGAGAAAAAATTAAAACAAGATTTACAAAAGTTTTATAGCTTTACAGAAGAGATGAAAAAATTAGGTAAAAAACCTAGTTCGAAAGTATTAGCATTTGAAGTAGTTGAAGCAGAGGATAAGATAGCGAGAAGGCTTGAATTGTGTGAAGGCGACGAGGTATACGTTATAAAGAGACTTAGATTAGCTGATTTGAAACCGATGATGCTTGAAATAAGTTATGTGCCTTGCGATAGGTTTCCCAATATGACTAGGGAAGATTTAGAGAGCAATGCGATGTATGAAATCTTTAAAAGTCGATATGGGGCAAAATTAAGCAGAGCAGAAGAGATATTTTCTGCAGTTTTAGTTAGGAAGTCA includes:
- a CDS encoding GntR family transcriptional regulator; the encoded protein is MKKIDKKSRVPLYYQLVDLIVEDIEAGILKENDKLLSERELCDLYDISRSTVRQAMIELEKGGYIYKEHGKGTFVAEKKLKQDLQKFYSFTEEMKKLGKKPSSKVLAFEVVEAEDKIARRLELCEGDEVYVIKRLRLADLKPMMLEISYVPCDRFPNMTREDLESNAMYEIFKSRYGAKLSRAEEIFSAVLVRKSEARTLDVSEGTPGMRIERYAYEGSKKIEYTKSIARGDSFKFRVVLD